A portion of the Bacillus sp. es.034 genome contains these proteins:
- a CDS encoding NEW3 domain-containing protein, with the protein MKFMSYLLSLLLVLSFLPFSGVVHSEEHDVELWNAVKPLDTTVTFLNTGAHPDDERSDFLAYLSRGLGVKTSSLIANRGEGGQNEIGQELGNALGIIRSREMIEAAKITGVKAYHLSETTSDPIYDFGFSKTPDETLAKWGKDLTYERLIRFIRTYQPDILMPSFRNSDNQHGHHRAVSILSERAFEDAANPDVFPDQLKEGLSVWQVKKFYLPAESKETATTSIEVGDYDPIYEMSYPQIGEESRYMHKSQGMGSEVDVEPRQTLLDLEKSTVQTTGTDELFEGIPYDFKEWAEEMPKGEKSLKVHFTKFQKSLEGIISSYPDRGEAFDKTQKALKEVEKVEKKTAKAKLDDQMKKDLLHKISLKKEQLNTVSFVASELSVEASSETNILTKGQDVEVTVQLANEGEKKLKKAKVELLTPKGWKVSKNGKSVDLKPGEEHEMAFTVGVPEDADYYHAYKEPAIQAKVSFESAGAKSTHVQDLDGTIAVLPDVGITLNPEDIVVNRADVQDEIPVVAKVKNYREGATSSQVSLSAPEGWEVSPQEMTVQFDESQEEKDVTFTLSPPEDISEGNFKVDAQAVVDGETFSSTVQEISYDHIGTFYYLYDSKVNGVAFELLTPDNLKVGYIESGFDKVADYLRNVGMDITSLTEDDLASGDLSQYDTIVTGIRAYLSRDDLVNNNPRLKEYVENGGHLVVQYHKPNDRWDKETTAPYPLTIGNPSIRWRVTDEDADVTVLQPESPLFNYPNTITGSDWDNWIQERGLYYPMSWDDRYETFVRMADPDEDSFDGGILMAEYGEGTYLYTNLVFYRQIQGGVPGGYRIFTNLLSYGKTN; encoded by the coding sequence ATGAAGTTTATGAGCTATTTGCTTTCGCTGTTGTTGGTGCTTTCTTTTTTACCTTTTAGTGGTGTCGTTCATTCAGAAGAGCATGATGTAGAATTGTGGAATGCCGTTAAACCTTTGGATACGACGGTAACGTTCTTGAACACCGGGGCTCACCCCGATGATGAACGAAGCGATTTCCTTGCGTACTTATCCAGGGGGCTTGGAGTGAAGACCTCCAGCTTGATTGCGAATAGAGGAGAGGGCGGCCAAAATGAAATCGGCCAGGAGCTCGGGAACGCCCTCGGGATCATCCGCTCCAGGGAAATGATCGAAGCAGCCAAGATCACAGGCGTAAAAGCCTACCACCTCAGTGAAACCACCTCAGATCCGATTTACGACTTTGGATTTTCAAAGACCCCAGATGAAACGCTGGCAAAGTGGGGGAAAGATCTCACTTACGAAAGGCTCATCCGGTTCATCCGGACCTACCAGCCTGACATCTTAATGCCATCCTTCCGGAACTCAGATAACCAACATGGACATCATCGTGCCGTCTCCATACTTAGTGAACGTGCGTTCGAGGACGCTGCAAACCCAGACGTTTTCCCGGACCAGCTGAAAGAAGGATTGTCGGTTTGGCAGGTGAAGAAGTTCTATTTACCAGCGGAATCAAAAGAGACAGCCACCACGTCTATAGAAGTAGGGGATTATGATCCCATATATGAAATGTCCTACCCGCAAATCGGGGAAGAATCCCGCTATATGCATAAGAGTCAGGGGATGGGAAGTGAAGTGGATGTTGAGCCAAGACAGACTCTATTGGACTTAGAGAAGAGTACTGTACAAACGACAGGCACTGATGAACTTTTCGAAGGGATCCCGTATGATTTTAAAGAGTGGGCAGAAGAGATGCCTAAGGGCGAGAAGTCACTCAAGGTTCACTTCACTAAGTTCCAAAAGAGCCTGGAAGGGATCATTTCAAGCTATCCTGATCGAGGGGAAGCATTCGATAAAACACAGAAAGCATTGAAAGAAGTAGAAAAAGTTGAGAAGAAAACTGCAAAGGCAAAGCTTGATGACCAAATGAAGAAAGATTTGCTTCATAAGATCTCCCTGAAGAAAGAGCAGTTGAACACGGTGAGCTTTGTCGCTTCGGAATTAAGCGTGGAGGCTTCTTCAGAAACCAATATTTTGACAAAGGGTCAAGATGTAGAGGTGACAGTCCAACTGGCCAACGAGGGAGAAAAGAAGCTGAAAAAAGCGAAAGTCGAGCTACTGACACCAAAAGGATGGAAAGTATCCAAAAATGGAAAGTCGGTAGACCTAAAACCGGGTGAGGAGCATGAAATGGCCTTTACCGTAGGAGTTCCGGAAGATGCTGACTATTATCACGCATACAAAGAACCGGCCATCCAGGCGAAAGTGAGCTTTGAATCTGCCGGGGCTAAATCGACCCACGTCCAAGACCTGGACGGAACCATCGCTGTCTTACCTGATGTAGGCATAACCCTTAACCCGGAAGATATCGTGGTTAACCGGGCTGATGTACAGGACGAAATCCCGGTGGTGGCGAAGGTGAAGAACTATCGTGAGGGAGCCACCTCTTCACAGGTATCTTTATCTGCTCCTGAAGGCTGGGAGGTATCCCCACAAGAGATGACGGTTCAATTTGATGAGTCACAGGAGGAGAAAGACGTTACCTTTACACTCAGTCCGCCGGAAGACATCAGTGAAGGGAATTTCAAGGTGGATGCACAAGCCGTCGTCGACGGTGAAACCTTCTCTTCAACGGTCCAGGAAATAAGCTATGACCATATCGGAACCTTTTATTACTTATATGATTCAAAAGTGAACGGAGTGGCGTTTGAATTGCTGACTCCCGATAACCTGAAAGTAGGTTACATTGAAAGCGGCTTTGATAAAGTGGCAGACTATCTCCGCAATGTAGGGATGGACATCACATCCCTTACGGAAGACGATTTGGCATCGGGAGATCTCAGCCAATACGATACGATCGTGACCGGAATCCGCGCTTATTTATCAAGGGATGACCTTGTTAATAATAATCCACGCCTGAAAGAATACGTGGAAAACGGGGGCCATCTGGTTGTTCAATACCATAAGCCGAACGACAGATGGGATAAAGAGACGACAGCACCATATCCGTTAACCATCGGCAACCCGTCGATCCGCTGGAGAGTGACGGATGAAGACGCGGACGTGACGGTATTGCAGCCGGAATCACCATTATTCAACTATCCTAATACGATCACCGGATCGGACTGGGATAACTGGATACAAGAAAGAGGCTTATACTACCCTATGAGTTGGGATGACCGCTACGAAACATTCGTACGCATGGCAGACCCGGACGAAGACTCATTCGACGGAGGAATCCTCATGGCCGAATACGGTGAAGGGACCTACCTATACACCAACCTCGTATTCTACCGCCAAATCCAAGGAGGAGTCCCAGGAGGCTACCGAATCTTCACCAACCTCCTAAGCTACGGAAAAACCAACTAA
- a CDS encoding helix-turn-helix transcriptional regulator, with amino-acid sequence MDLHVELQHYRNDVLELTQREAALRLNISQGALSNYETGARDIPYKMLLTFKEVYKIPTHEMNRIMYGEESDSLGQSHDPMILRETFEDEETKEILKILGEHPKLKRTLSSLSYFTEKRKEKFIAHVNHFYQSVKDW; translated from the coding sequence ATGGATTTACATGTAGAGTTACAGCATTATCGCAATGATGTATTAGAGCTTACCCAGAGAGAAGCTGCCCTTCGCCTGAATATCAGCCAGGGAGCACTATCAAACTATGAAACTGGTGCAAGGGATATCCCTTACAAAATGCTGCTTACTTTTAAGGAAGTCTATAAAATCCCGACCCATGAAATGAACCGAATCATGTACGGAGAGGAAAGCGACAGCCTTGGACAAAGTCACGACCCCATGATCCTGAGAGAAACTTTCGAAGACGAAGAAACAAAGGAAATCCTGAAAATCCTCGGGGAGCATCCAAAACTCAAGAGAACCCTGTCATCCCTCTCCTACTTTACAGAAAAGCGCAAAGAAAAATTCATCGCACACGTGAACCACTTCTATCAATCGGTTAAGGACTGGTAG
- a CDS encoding transposase — MVRRPRNWSPGTTYHVTARGNRKQELFHDDDDRKKYLAYLQETKEKYPFTIHAYCLMSNHIHLLIETHDVPLERIIRILHTRYAVYFNKKYDYVGHVFQGRYGSTKIDTPSYFIKASRYIHHNPVEAKLTIHPESYPWSSYPFYIHSIDNPLLSKERTLNYFPAPQISRYKEYVDKSPPKEELYKNTIKK; from the coding sequence ATGGTTCGAAGGCCTCGGAATTGGAGTCCGGGAACGACGTATCATGTGACGGCTAGGGGAAACAGAAAGCAGGAGCTGTTTCATGATGATGACGATCGAAAGAAGTATTTAGCGTATTTGCAGGAAACGAAAGAAAAGTACCCATTTACCATCCACGCTTACTGTTTGATGTCCAACCACATCCATCTGCTGATTGAAACCCACGATGTTCCACTTGAGAGAATCATCCGTATCCTTCACACCCGCTACGCCGTTTATTTCAACAAGAAATATGACTATGTCGGTCATGTGTTCCAAGGGCGTTATGGATCGACCAAGATCGATACGCCATCGTATTTCATTAAAGCGAGCAGGTATATCCACCACAATCCGGTTGAAGCGAAACTCACCATCCATCCCGAGAGTTACCCCTGGAGCAGTTATCCTTTCTACATCCATTCCATTGATAACCCCTTACTTTCTAAAGAACGCACCCTCAATTATTTTCCGGCACCACAAATCAGTCGATATAAGGAATATGTAGATAAGAGTCCCCCAAAAGAAGAACTCTATAAAAACACAATTAAAAAATGA